A genome region from Chelonia mydas isolate rCheMyd1 chromosome 24, rCheMyd1.pri.v2, whole genome shotgun sequence includes the following:
- the PKLR gene encoding pyruvate kinase PKLR isoform X1: MEGAELRLLDNMAQLTQELSTAFFQRHQLTAAMADTFLEHLCLLDIDSEPITTRNTGIICTIGPASRSVEMLREMIKAGMNIARLNFSHGSHEYHAGSIENIREATESFASNPLFYRPVAIALDTKGPEIRTGLVKAGENMEVELVKGSRVTVTTDDAFKECCDQATIWVDYKNLPNVVKVGGKIFVDDGLISLLVKEISADSCITEVENGGMLCSRKGVNLPGAEVDLPAVSERDIRDLHFGLQHGVDMIFASFIRKAADVAAIRDVLGERGRAIKIISKIENHEGVRKFDEILEASDGIMVARGDLGIEIPAEKVFLAQKMMIGRCNRAGKPVICATQMLESMIKKPRPTRAESSDVANAVLDGADCIMLSGETAKGAYPVEAVRMQHVIAREAEAAIYNQQLFEELRKVTPLSQDPTEVTAIGAVEASFKCCAAAIIVLTTSGRSAQLLSHYRPRALIIALTRNEQVARQVHLCRGVFPVLYRGVQQKVWADDVDRRVQFSIEMGRVHGFLCSNDVVIIVTGWRPGAGYTNIMRVVKVS, from the exons ATGGAAG GTGCTGAGTTGAGGCTGCTGGACAACATGGCCCAGCTCACCCAGGAGCTCAGCACGGCCTTTTTCCAGAGGCACCAGCTGACTGCTGCCATGGCTGACACCTTCCTGGAGCATCTCTGTTTGCTGGACATAGACTCTGAGCCCATCACGACCCGCAACACCGGCATCATCTGCACCATAG GTCCTGCCTCCCGTTCTGTGGAGATGCTGAGGGAGATGATTAAGGCTGGAATGAACATCGCACGCCTGAACTTCTCGCATGGCTCACATGAG TATCATGCTGGATCCATTGAAAACATCCGGGAGGCAACTGAGAGCTTTGCCTCCAACCCCCTTTTCTACCGCCCTGTGGCCATCGCCCTGGACACCAAGGGGCCAGAAATCCGTACGGGGCTGGTGAAAGCG GGCGAGAACATGGAGGTGGAGCTAGTGAAGGGCTCCCGGGTGACAGTCACCACTGATGATGCCTTCAAGGAGTGCTGCGACCAGGCCACCATCTGGGTGGATTACAAGAACCTCCCCAACGTCGTCAAGGTCGGTGGGAAGATCTTTGTAGATGATGGGCTCATCTCCCTGCTGGTCAAGGAAATCA GTGCTGACAGCTGCATAACGGAGGTGGAAAATGGGGGGATGCTATGCAGCCGTAAGGGGGTCAACCTGCCAGGGGCAGAGGTTGACCTCCCAGCTGTGTCTGAGCGGGACATCCGTGACCTGCACTTCGGGCTGCAGCATGGTGTGGACATGATCTTTGCCTCCTTCATCCGCAAAGCCGCGGATGTGGCCGCCATCCGGGACGTGCTGGGCGAGCGTGGCCGCGCTATCAAGATCATCAGCAAGATCGAGAACCACGAGGGTGTCAGAAA GTTCGATGAGATCCTGGAAGCCAGTGATGGGATCATGGTGGCTCGTGGGGACCTGGGCATCGAAATCCCAGCAGAGAAAGTCTTCCTGGCTCAGAAGATGATGATTGGCCGCTGCAACCGTGCCGGGAAGCCTGTGATCTGTGCTACGCAG atGCTGGAGAGCATGATCAAGAAGCCCCGTCCCACCCGGGCAGAGAGCAGCGACGTGGCCAATGCTGTGCTGGATGGAGCTGACTGCATCATGTTGTCAGGAGAGACGGCCAAGGGGGCCTACCCTGTGGAAGCTGTGCGCATGCAGCATGTG ATCGCCAGGGAGGCTGAGGCTGCCATCTATAACCAGCAGCTGTTTGAGGAGTTGCGCAAGGTCACTCCTCTGAGCCAGGACCCCACCGAGGTGACAGCCATTGGGGCCGTGGAGGCATCCTTCAAGTGCTGCGCTGCGGCCATCATTGTGCTGACCACTTCGGGCAG GTCTGCACAGCTGCTCTCCCACTACCGGCCTCGTGCCCTCATCATCGCCTTGACACGGAATGAGCAGGTGGCACGCCAGGTGCACCTGTGCCGGGGCGTCTTCCCTGTGCTTTATCGGGGGGTACAGCAGAAGGTGTGGGCAGATGATGTGGATCGCAGAGTGCAGTTCAGCATAGAGATGG ggAGGGTGCATGGATTCCTCTGCTCCAATGATGTCGTCATTATCGTGACAGGCTGGAGACCTGGTGCCGGCTACACCAACATCATGCGGGTGGTGAAGGTATCGTGA
- the PKLR gene encoding pyruvate kinase PKLR isoform X2 — translation MAQLTQELSTAFFQRHQLTAAMADTFLEHLCLLDIDSEPITTRNTGIICTIGPASRSVEMLREMIKAGMNIARLNFSHGSHEYHAGSIENIREATESFASNPLFYRPVAIALDTKGPEIRTGLVKAGENMEVELVKGSRVTVTTDDAFKECCDQATIWVDYKNLPNVVKVGGKIFVDDGLISLLVKEISADSCITEVENGGMLCSRKGVNLPGAEVDLPAVSERDIRDLHFGLQHGVDMIFASFIRKAADVAAIRDVLGERGRAIKIISKIENHEGVRKFDEILEASDGIMVARGDLGIEIPAEKVFLAQKMMIGRCNRAGKPVICATQMLESMIKKPRPTRAESSDVANAVLDGADCIMLSGETAKGAYPVEAVRMQHVIAREAEAAIYNQQLFEELRKVTPLSQDPTEVTAIGAVEASFKCCAAAIIVLTTSGRSAQLLSHYRPRALIIALTRNEQVARQVHLCRGVFPVLYRGVQQKVWADDVDRRVQFSIEMGRVHGFLCSNDVVIIVTGWRPGAGYTNIMRVVKVS, via the exons ATGGCCCAGCTCACCCAGGAGCTCAGCACGGCCTTTTTCCAGAGGCACCAGCTGACTGCTGCCATGGCTGACACCTTCCTGGAGCATCTCTGTTTGCTGGACATAGACTCTGAGCCCATCACGACCCGCAACACCGGCATCATCTGCACCATAG GTCCTGCCTCCCGTTCTGTGGAGATGCTGAGGGAGATGATTAAGGCTGGAATGAACATCGCACGCCTGAACTTCTCGCATGGCTCACATGAG TATCATGCTGGATCCATTGAAAACATCCGGGAGGCAACTGAGAGCTTTGCCTCCAACCCCCTTTTCTACCGCCCTGTGGCCATCGCCCTGGACACCAAGGGGCCAGAAATCCGTACGGGGCTGGTGAAAGCG GGCGAGAACATGGAGGTGGAGCTAGTGAAGGGCTCCCGGGTGACAGTCACCACTGATGATGCCTTCAAGGAGTGCTGCGACCAGGCCACCATCTGGGTGGATTACAAGAACCTCCCCAACGTCGTCAAGGTCGGTGGGAAGATCTTTGTAGATGATGGGCTCATCTCCCTGCTGGTCAAGGAAATCA GTGCTGACAGCTGCATAACGGAGGTGGAAAATGGGGGGATGCTATGCAGCCGTAAGGGGGTCAACCTGCCAGGGGCAGAGGTTGACCTCCCAGCTGTGTCTGAGCGGGACATCCGTGACCTGCACTTCGGGCTGCAGCATGGTGTGGACATGATCTTTGCCTCCTTCATCCGCAAAGCCGCGGATGTGGCCGCCATCCGGGACGTGCTGGGCGAGCGTGGCCGCGCTATCAAGATCATCAGCAAGATCGAGAACCACGAGGGTGTCAGAAA GTTCGATGAGATCCTGGAAGCCAGTGATGGGATCATGGTGGCTCGTGGGGACCTGGGCATCGAAATCCCAGCAGAGAAAGTCTTCCTGGCTCAGAAGATGATGATTGGCCGCTGCAACCGTGCCGGGAAGCCTGTGATCTGTGCTACGCAG atGCTGGAGAGCATGATCAAGAAGCCCCGTCCCACCCGGGCAGAGAGCAGCGACGTGGCCAATGCTGTGCTGGATGGAGCTGACTGCATCATGTTGTCAGGAGAGACGGCCAAGGGGGCCTACCCTGTGGAAGCTGTGCGCATGCAGCATGTG ATCGCCAGGGAGGCTGAGGCTGCCATCTATAACCAGCAGCTGTTTGAGGAGTTGCGCAAGGTCACTCCTCTGAGCCAGGACCCCACCGAGGTGACAGCCATTGGGGCCGTGGAGGCATCCTTCAAGTGCTGCGCTGCGGCCATCATTGTGCTGACCACTTCGGGCAG GTCTGCACAGCTGCTCTCCCACTACCGGCCTCGTGCCCTCATCATCGCCTTGACACGGAATGAGCAGGTGGCACGCCAGGTGCACCTGTGCCGGGGCGTCTTCCCTGTGCTTTATCGGGGGGTACAGCAGAAGGTGTGGGCAGATGATGTGGATCGCAGAGTGCAGTTCAGCATAGAGATGG ggAGGGTGCATGGATTCCTCTGCTCCAATGATGTCGTCATTATCGTGACAGGCTGGAGACCTGGTGCCGGCTACACCAACATCATGCGGGTGGTGAAGGTATCGTGA
- the HCN3 gene encoding potassium/sodium hyperpolarization-activated cyclic nucleotide-gated channel 3 isoform X3 — MLLLMVGNLIILPVGITFFKDENTPPWIVFNVLSDTFFLADLVLNFRTGIVVEDNTEIILDPHTIKMKYLKSWFLVDFISSIPVDYIFLIVDLETQVDSDVYKTARALRIVRFTKILSLLRLLRLSRLIRYIHQWEEIFHMTYDLASAVVRIFNLIGMMLLLCHWDGCLQFLVPMLQDFPADCWVAINHMVNDSWGKQYSHALFKAMSHMLCIGYGQQAPEGMTDVWLTMLSMIVGATCYAMFIGHATALIQSLDSSRRQYQEKYKQVEQYMSFHKLPGDTRQRIHEYYEHRYQGKMFDEENILGELSEPLKEEIINFNCRNLVANMPLFANADPNFVTAMLTKLRFEVFQPGDFIIREGTVGKKMYFIQHGVVSILTKGNKETKLSDGSYFGEICLLTRGRRTASVRADTYCRLYSLSVDNFNEVLEEHPMMRRAFETVAMDRLDRIGKKNSILLRKRAEHSSGAMNNEMIQQIVKHDRDMAHNIQDLQQMAVGRELSGKPVIWEPLVHAPLQTAAATTNVAIALTHQQSLQAHIFLPPSSISSPLSPEATLLTRQARRSQPSLGGSRPSSVSSPSSIQPHLQTPAANSPSSPMVQSQSPLESGGPKAGHVGLPQPRLVQKGEPLAIAKQPLTGSQPQLSKSRGTSVSTSLLQQPAGGPSPSSEQVLPAGRTLHYSLSRATGSHISLLMQPQQLVKHRSIQGLPIGRLTQDVRLLSASQPSLPNKVTQQADGSSSHQGRKSAGNLAHRSSPSVAGLLTKPPPGVPGQPAHPQQMPSGSLVQSSRPVSGASTPQSPVSTPRHAAGPSRKGSVAFSPEVESGKPKLPSNM, encoded by the exons atgctgctgctgatggtgggGAACCTGATCATCCTGCCCGTAGGCATCACCTTTTTCAAGGATGAGAACACACCGCCCTGGATTGTCTTCAACGTGCTCTCGGACACCTTCTTCCTGGCTGACCTGGTGTTGAACTTCCGCACGGGCATCGTGGTGGAGGATAACACGGAGATCATCCTGGACCCGCACACCATCAAGATGAAGTACCTGAAGAGCTGGTTCCTGGTCGATTTCATCTCCTCCATACCCGTGGATTACATCTTCCTCATCGTCGACCTGGAGACTCAGGTGGACTCCGACGTCTACAAGACGGCGCGGGCCCTGCGCATCGTGCGCTTCACCAAGATCCTCAGCCTGCTCCGCCTTCTGCGCCTGTCCCGCCTCATCCGCTACATTCAccagtgggaggag ATTTTCCACATGACCTACGACCTGGCCAGCGCCGTGGTGCGGATCTTTAACCTCATCGGCAtgatgctgctgctgtgccactgGGACGGCTGCCTGCAGTTCCTGGTGCCCATGCTGCAGGATTTCCCTGCGGACTGCTGGGTCGCCATCAATCACATGGTG AACGACTCCTGGGGGAAGCAGTACTCCCATGCCTTGTTTAAGGCCATGAGCCACATGCTCTGCATTGGGTACGGCCAGCAGGCTCCGGAGGGGATGACCGACGTCTGGCTCACCATGCTCAGCATGATTGTGGGTGCCACCTGCTACGCCATGTTCATTGGCCACGCCACTGCCCTGATCCAGTCGCTGGACTCCTCCCGCCGGCAGTACCAGGAGAAG TACAAGCAGGTGGAGCAGTACATGTCATTCCACAAGCTGCCCGGGGACACACGCCAGCGGATCCACGAGTACTATGAGCACCGCTACCAGGGCAAGATGTTCGATGAGGAGAACATCCTGGGGGAGCTGAGTGAGCCTCTCAAAGAG GAAATCATCAACTTTAACTGCCGGAACCTGGTGGCCAATATGCCGCTGTTCGCCAACGCCGACCCCAACTTTGTGACAGCTATGCTGACCAAGCTGCGCTTTGAGGTCTTCCAGCCTGGGGACTTCATCATCCGTGAGGGCACCGTGGGCAAGAAGATGTACTTCATCCAGCATGGCGTGGTCAGCATCCTCACCAAGGGCAACAAGGAGACCAAGCTGTCCGACGGCTCCTACTTCgggg AGATCTGCTTGCTGACGCGGGGGAGGCGGACAGCCAGCGTGCGTGCCGACACCTATTGCCGCCTCTACTCGCTCTCGGTGGATAACTTCAACGAGGTGCTGGAGGAGCACCCCATGATGCGTAGGGCCTTCGAGACCGTGGCCATGGACCGCCTGGACCGCATCG gTAAGAAGAACTCCATCCTCCTGCGCAAGCGAGCAGAGCACAGCTCAGGGGCCATGAACAATGAGATGATCCAGCAGATTGTCAAGCATGACCGGGATATGGCCCACAACATCCAGGACCTGCAGCAGATGGCGGTGGGCCGGGAGTTGAGTGGCAAGCCGGTGATCTGGGAGCCCCTGGTGCATGCACCACTGCAAACggcagctgccaccaccaacgtGGCCATTGCCTTGACTCACCAGCAGAGCCTGCAGGCCCACATCTTCCTGCCACCCTCCTCCATCTCCAGCCCGCTCTCACCTGAGGCCACCCTGCTCACCAGGCAAGCGCGCAggtcccagcccagcctggggggcTCCCGGCCCTCCTCAGTGAGCTCCCCATCCAGTATACAGCCCCACCTGCAGACGCCTGCAGCCAACTCCCCTTCATCCCCCATGGTCCAGTCCCAGTCGCCTCTGGAAAGCGGGGGGCCGAAGGCCGGACACGTGGGACTGCCACAGCCAAGGCTGGTGCAGAAGGGGGAGCCCCTGGCAATAGCAAAGCAGCCCCTTACGGGCTCCCAACCCCAGCTCTCCAAGTCCCGAGGCACCTCAGTTTCCACGTCACTtctccagcagccagcagggggtcCGTCCCCCAGCTCTGAGCAGGTGCTCCCAGCAGGGAGAACTCTCCACTACAGCCTGTCCCGAGCCACCGGCTCCCACATCTCGCTGCTGATGCAGCCGCAGCAGCTGGTGAAGCACAGGAGCATCCAGGGCCTACCTATTGGGAGGCTCACACAGGATGTCCGGCTCCTGTCAGCGTCTCAGCCATCCCTCCCCAATAAAGTCACCCAGCAAGCAGACGGGAGCTCCTCCCATCAGGGCAGGAAGTCAGCAGGGAACCTGGCTCACAGGTCATCTCCCTCGGTAGCTGGACTCCTCACCAAGCCACCCCCTGGGGTTCCAGGTCAGCCAGCACACCCGCAGCAGATGCCTTCCGGATCTTTAGTCCAATCCAGCCGGCCCGTGAGTGGAGCGTCCACGCCGCAGTCTCCCGTCTCCACGCCCAGGCATGCGGCAGGCCCCTCCCGCAAGGGCTCCGTGGCGTTCAGCCCTGAGGTGGAAAGTGGGAAGCCCAAACTCCCGTCCAACATGTGA